Proteins from a single region of Candidatus Obscuribacterales bacterium:
- a CDS encoding thymidine phosphorylase, translating to MRMVDLIAAKRNGKAHTKEEINFIIDGVMAPAVSSTVKDYQLSAWLMAVCWQGMNLDETAWLTDAMARSGQVLDLSSIGPMIGDKHSTGGVGDKTTLVFVPLLAAAGLPMAKLSGRGLGHTGGTIDKLEAIPGFNSNLPVGKFIQQVKDIGAAIAGQTTELAPADGKIYAMRDVTSTVQSIPLIAASVMSKKIAAGANLIILDVKCGRGAFMETQEAALNLAEVMAEVGKRLNKPVSACVTDMEQPLGRAVGHTLEVIEAIETLKGNGPPGFKDLTFSLGALALARAGKCQGVFEGMKILDDLISSGKALDKMRELIIAQGGDARVIDDYSLMPTAKMQFDVIVPGSGQKWVEHLDGRLIAEACKIMGAGRSKKDDAINLAVGVVLKGKIGTMIEGGQSIATVHADDEASGKKAVDIVAKAFKYSDMQVAVPAVIKARVGS from the coding sequence ATGCGTATGGTGGATTTGATTGCCGCTAAACGAAACGGCAAAGCCCACACAAAAGAAGAAATCAACTTCATTATCGACGGCGTCATGGCGCCGGCGGTGAGCAGCACTGTGAAGGACTATCAGCTATCCGCCTGGCTTATGGCTGTGTGCTGGCAGGGCATGAATCTTGATGAGACTGCCTGGCTGACAGACGCCATGGCACGTTCTGGTCAAGTTTTGGATCTATCTTCAATTGGTCCGATGATAGGCGACAAGCACTCGACAGGCGGCGTGGGCGATAAGACGACTCTGGTGTTCGTACCACTTCTGGCTGCAGCTGGTCTGCCCATGGCCAAATTGTCCGGCCGAGGACTCGGTCACACAGGCGGCACCATAGACAAGCTTGAAGCAATTCCTGGTTTCAATTCTAATTTACCGGTTGGTAAATTTATCCAGCAAGTTAAAGACATTGGCGCAGCTATTGCCGGACAAACGACAGAATTGGCTCCTGCTGACGGGAAAATTTATGCCATGCGCGATGTGACAAGCACGGTGCAGTCTATTCCGTTAATTGCCGCATCTGTCATGTCAAAAAAAATTGCCGCTGGTGCCAACTTAATTATTCTCGATGTTAAATGCGGCCGTGGTGCGTTTATGGAGACTCAAGAGGCAGCCTTAAATTTAGCCGAAGTGATGGCTGAAGTAGGTAAGCGCTTAAACAAACCAGTGAGTGCTTGTGTCACGGATATGGAACAACCGTTAGGGCGTGCTGTTGGCCACACGCTGGAAGTTATAGAAGCGATAGAAACTCTTAAAGGTAATGGTCCACCCGGATTTAAAGATCTAACCTTCTCGCTAGGTGCACTTGCTCTCGCTCGCGCTGGAAAATGCCAGGGCGTTTTTGAAGGCATGAAAATCCTCGATGATCTAATTAGCAGCGGCAAAGCATTGGATAAAATGCGCGAACTAATTATCGCTCAAGGCGGTGACGCAAGAGTTATCGACGATTACTCATTGATGCCGACGGCAAAAATGCAATTTGACGTAATTGTTCCAGGCAGCGGACAAAAGTGGGTTGAACATTTGGATGGACGCTTAATTGCCGAAGCCTGCAAGATAATGGGTGCGGGCAGATCCAAAAAGGACGATGCCATTAATTTAGCCGTCGGAGTGGTGCTCAAAGGCAAAATCGGCACCATGATTGAAGGCGGTCAATCAATTGCCACCGTGCATGCCGACGATGAAGCATCAGGCAAGAAAGCCGTGGACATTGTTGCCAAAGCGTTCAAATACAGCGACATGCAGGTGGCTGTACCGGCTGTTATAAAAGCCAGGGTAGGTTCGTGA
- a CDS encoding lipoate--protein ligase family protein encodes MDKTRAWRLIPFSTHDGITNMAIDEAVLEAHLKGLVPPTLRLYGFKPAAITIGYNQKLPEYVERRAADKGVDVARRPTGGRAVLHLNDLTYSFVGTSSHAGESQIFDDAFLQNSILGAYKQICEGLELALKYLGLEVESGELSVPYKHLHDCFLATTGSDLHYKGKKLIGSAQLRRKWAVLQHGSLLLNQPQSIMPQLLAEENSSDETIERHANLFDILGKEIDMMTLQQAFQKGFENAFRAKFSEQGFVAEEIFSIGQLREKHLSATSSPASALRQ; translated from the coding sequence ATGGACAAGACACGTGCCTGGCGTCTAATACCATTCAGCACTCACGACGGCATAACAAATATGGCCATCGATGAAGCCGTATTGGAAGCTCACCTTAAGGGGCTTGTGCCGCCGACTCTACGCCTCTATGGCTTTAAGCCGGCAGCAATTACAATCGGCTACAACCAAAAGCTACCCGAATATGTTGAAAGACGCGCTGCAGACAAAGGTGTCGATGTTGCTCGCCGCCCCACGGGCGGACGAGCTGTATTGCACTTGAATGATTTGACTTATTCTTTTGTCGGAACATCATCGCACGCCGGCGAATCGCAAATCTTTGACGATGCGTTCTTGCAAAATAGTATTCTCGGAGCCTACAAGCAAATCTGTGAAGGTTTAGAACTAGCTCTTAAATATCTTGGCTTGGAGGTGGAGTCAGGTGAATTATCAGTTCCCTACAAACATTTGCATGATTGCTTCTTAGCCACAACAGGCAGCGATCTGCATTACAAAGGGAAAAAGCTCATTGGCAGCGCGCAGCTAAGACGCAAATGGGCCGTCTTGCAACATGGCTCCCTATTGCTTAACCAGCCTCAATCCATAATGCCGCAATTGCTGGCGGAAGAAAATTCTTCAGACGAAACTATTGAGCGGCACGCGAATCTTTTCGATATTTTGGGCAAAGAAATCGATATGATGACATTGCAACAAGCATTTCAAAAAGGCTTTGAAAATGCCTTCAGAGCAAAGTTCAGTGAACAAGGATTTGTCGCAGAGGAAATTTTTTCGATTGGGCAGTTGAGAGAGAAGCACTTAAGTGCTACTTCTTCTCCTGCTTCTGCACTTCGGCAATAG
- a CDS encoding aspartate kinase → MARLVLKFGGTSVADTDLMRKAAAIAVRAANQGNEVAVVVSAMGHTTDHLIGLAEGVSGSSNLREMDALLATGEQASCALMSMAIQALGKSARSFTGIQAGVITDNTFSSAKILTVNPRALEESFIRKEIPVVAGFQGVTEANEITTLGRGGSDTTAVALAAAVKADRCDIYTDVGGVYTADPRTNAEARRYPFVSYDEMIELARAGAQVLALRSVELAKEKQVVVRVRSTFEPEDEGTLVGSLVAFRANAVGGVAGTIGAAVSAQRF, encoded by the coding sequence ATGGCGCGGTTGGTTCTAAAATTTGGCGGAACGTCGGTTGCCGATACTGACCTTATGCGTAAGGCGGCAGCCATAGCTGTTCGTGCGGCAAATCAAGGCAACGAAGTTGCTGTGGTTGTTTCAGCTATGGGACACACCACAGATCACCTCATAGGACTTGCCGAAGGTGTCAGTGGAAGTTCCAATTTGCGTGAAATGGATGCTTTGCTGGCTACAGGTGAACAAGCCTCTTGCGCGCTCATGTCGATGGCAATTCAAGCATTGGGTAAATCAGCCAGATCATTTACCGGCATTCAGGCTGGTGTTATCACCGACAACACATTCAGTTCGGCAAAAATTCTCACTGTTAATCCAAGAGCGTTGGAAGAAAGCTTCATTCGAAAAGAAATCCCTGTAGTTGCAGGCTTTCAAGGCGTAACCGAAGCAAACGAAATTACAACTCTTGGACGTGGCGGATCAGATACAACAGCTGTTGCTTTAGCGGCTGCAGTAAAGGCTGATCGTTGCGACATATATACCGATGTCGGTGGAGTCTATACCGCAGATCCAAGAACAAACGCGGAAGCTCGCCGTTATCCATTTGTCAGTTACGACGAGATGATTGAATTGGCTCGTGCAGGCGCGCAGGTATTGGCTTTGCGGTCGGTTGAGCTGGCAAAAGAAAAACAAGTGGTTGTAAGAGTGAGATCAACATTTGAGCCGGAAGATGAAGGCACGCTGGTTGGATCTCTTGTGGCATTTCGTGCTAACGCAGTTGGCGGTGTTGCAGGTACAATAGGGGCAGCTGTTTCCGCACAAAGGTTTTAA
- the hutU gene encoding urocanate hydratase — MTTSTAMSGTEMVKAILAADKPIEVRAPRGNTLVCKGWIQEAALRMLLNNLDPEVAEHPQELVVYGGSGKAARNWQSFKGIVKALTELNSDETLLVQSGKPVGILKSHKDAPRVLIANSNLVGAWANWDYFRDLERKGLIMYGQMTAGSWIYIGTQGILQGTYETFASLADKHFGGSLKGKLVLTSGLGGMGGAQPLAVTMNDGVALCIEVDPTRIERRLEKKYVDLKADNLDHAIKLCLEAKVNRKALSVALQGNAAELLPELVKRKVAIDVVTDQTSAHDPLNGYIPEGYSVEDAARLRNSDAKRYIELSVKSISKHVMAMLDFQKQKCVVFDYGNNIRQVAFDHGVKDAFAFPGFVPAFIRPLFCEGKGPFRWAALSGEASDIERIDEEILKTFADNKHLCRWIEMAGKRVNFQGLPARICWLGYGDRAKMGLIMNRMVAEGKLKGPIVIGRDHLDAGSVASPNRETESMKDGSDAIADWVFLNAMINAVGGASWVSVHHGGGVGIGYSLHAGQVIVADGTDAAAARLERVLTTDPAMGVLRHADAGYQEAIDFAKREGVRLPMTEL; from the coding sequence ATGACAACATCTACTGCGATGTCCGGCACAGAAATGGTTAAGGCAATCTTGGCCGCTGATAAGCCGATTGAGGTTAGAGCTCCCCGTGGCAACACGCTTGTTTGCAAGGGCTGGATTCAAGAAGCCGCATTGCGTATGCTCTTGAATAACCTTGATCCTGAAGTTGCTGAGCATCCCCAAGAATTGGTTGTATACGGTGGTTCAGGAAAAGCGGCGCGCAACTGGCAGTCATTTAAGGGCATTGTAAAGGCGCTCACAGAGCTGAATTCAGATGAAACACTTTTGGTTCAGTCAGGCAAACCAGTAGGCATTTTAAAGAGCCACAAAGATGCGCCACGCGTTTTAATCGCCAATTCAAATCTCGTTGGTGCCTGGGCAAACTGGGACTACTTCCGAGATCTTGAGCGCAAAGGCTTGATCATGTATGGACAGATGACAGCGGGCTCTTGGATATACATCGGTACGCAAGGAATATTACAGGGAACATACGAGACATTTGCCAGTTTGGCTGACAAGCATTTTGGCGGCAGTCTCAAAGGCAAGCTCGTACTCACAAGTGGATTAGGCGGAATGGGTGGCGCTCAGCCATTGGCTGTCACGATGAACGATGGCGTGGCGCTTTGCATTGAAGTTGATCCGACGCGCATTGAACGGCGCCTGGAAAAGAAATATGTTGATTTAAAAGCCGACAATCTAGATCACGCAATTAAGCTTTGCTTGGAAGCAAAGGTCAATAGAAAGGCTCTTTCGGTTGCTTTACAGGGGAATGCTGCTGAACTTTTGCCTGAACTAGTTAAACGCAAAGTTGCAATTGATGTTGTTACCGATCAAACATCAGCTCATGATCCCCTCAACGGATATATACCTGAAGGATATAGCGTTGAAGATGCAGCCAGATTGCGTAATTCAGATGCTAAGCGTTATATAGAGTTGTCGGTCAAATCAATTTCCAAACATGTGATGGCAATGTTGGATTTCCAAAAACAAAAATGTGTTGTTTTTGACTACGGCAACAATATTCGACAAGTGGCGTTTGACCATGGTGTCAAAGATGCTTTTGCATTTCCGGGATTTGTGCCGGCTTTCATTCGCCCGTTATTTTGCGAAGGCAAAGGACCTTTTCGTTGGGCGGCACTTTCGGGCGAAGCATCAGACATTGAAAGAATTGACGAAGAGATTCTAAAAACTTTTGCAGATAACAAACATCTTTGTCGTTGGATTGAGATGGCCGGCAAGCGGGTGAATTTCCAAGGACTGCCTGCACGCATTTGTTGGCTTGGCTATGGCGATCGCGCGAAGATGGGATTGATTATGAATCGCATGGTGGCAGAAGGTAAATTGAAAGGACCAATAGTGATTGGACGCGATCACCTTGATGCTGGATCAGTTGCTTCACCAAATCGCGAAACTGAATCTATGAAAGATGGTTCGGATGCAATAGCGGATTGGGTATTTCTTAATGCGATGATCAATGCCGTCGGTGGAGCAAGTTGGGTATCTGTTCACCATGGTGGAGGAGTCGGCATCGGCTATTCGCTGCACGCCGGTCAAGTTATTGTGGCCGACGGAACTGACGCTGCAGCTGCGCGTCTTGAGCGTGTTCTGACGACCGATCCGGCAATGGGAGTACTTCGTCACGCTGACGCCGGCTACCAGGAAGCGATAGATTTCGCCAAGCGCGAAGGCGTACGTCTGCCGATGACGGAGTTATAG
- a CDS encoding methylmalonyl-CoA mutase: MVQEKISSKTSNSKSNAEVTAERRIATEQSGARASTAGRPVEAEQSAAGTIKKDLKYSLSNIPLKTYYTPDDLKGWDYKKDLSDPGVFPYTRGIHHNMYRGKMWTMRQFAGFGGPEETNARFKYLLAQGQTGLSTAFDLPTLMGYDSDHPRAHGEVGVCGVAVDSLEDIEILYNELPLDVVSTSMTINGPASIVFAMFLANAEKRGFDWKKLDGTLQNDIFKEYIAQKTYLLPPRPALKLIQDMMVFTTNNVPRWNFISVSGYHIREAGATAVQELAFTLADGFAYVDAGLEAGLKLDDFVPRLSFFFNSHIDFFEEIAKYRAARRIWAKRMRDHYGSTNERTLKLRFHTQTAGCSLTAQQPENNIIRTAIEALAGVLGGTQSLHTNSMDEVLGLPTQKAAHIALRTQQILAYETGVADVVDPLAGSYYVEWMTNEMEKQANEYFKKIEEVGGVMAGIEKGFFMKEIADAAYHFQQKLDSKERIFVGLNGFTEVAPGQNIEILKIGLEYEQRQTERLKKLRARRDNEKVQQSLEKLKDGVKAGENSFPLLLDAVKTYATVGEISQALKEVWGAYREPAVF; encoded by the coding sequence ATGGTCCAAGAAAAGATAAGCAGTAAAACTTCCAATTCAAAATCGAATGCCGAAGTAACAGCGGAGCGCAGGATTGCGACCGAGCAATCCGGAGCGAGAGCGTCTACCGCCGGACGGCCAGTGGAGGCGGAGCAGAGCGCAGCCGGAACGATTAAAAAGGACCTTAAGTATTCTCTGTCCAATATTCCACTCAAAACTTACTACACACCTGACGATTTAAAAGGTTGGGACTACAAAAAAGACTTAAGCGACCCGGGTGTTTTTCCATACACCCGCGGCATTCACCACAACATGTATCGCGGCAAAATGTGGACGATGCGTCAATTTGCCGGATTCGGCGGACCGGAAGAAACTAACGCTCGATTTAAATATCTTTTGGCGCAAGGTCAAACAGGCTTGTCCACAGCATTTGATCTGCCGACATTAATGGGTTACGACTCCGATCATCCACGCGCTCACGGTGAAGTTGGCGTATGCGGCGTTGCCGTCGACAGCTTGGAAGACATCGAAATTCTCTACAACGAATTACCACTTGATGTTGTCTCCACATCAATGACCATCAATGGTCCGGCTTCAATTGTTTTTGCCATGTTTTTGGCAAACGCCGAAAAGCGCGGTTTTGACTGGAAGAAATTAGATGGTACTTTGCAGAACGATATCTTCAAAGAGTACATCGCTCAAAAAACATATCTGTTACCACCACGTCCGGCGCTTAAGCTAATTCAGGACATGATGGTATTTACGACAAACAATGTACCGAGATGGAATTTCATTTCCGTATCCGGCTATCACATTAGAGAAGCCGGTGCCACTGCCGTACAAGAATTGGCATTTACTCTTGCCGATGGATTTGCCTATGTCGATGCCGGATTAGAAGCTGGACTCAAGCTCGATGATTTCGTACCGCGCTTATCCTTCTTCTTCAACTCACACATCGACTTCTTTGAAGAGATTGCCAAATATCGTGCAGCTCGTCGCATTTGGGCAAAGCGCATGCGCGACCATTACGGCTCAACCAATGAGCGTACTTTGAAGTTACGCTTTCATACGCAAACAGCAGGGTGCAGTCTGACCGCGCAACAGCCGGAAAACAACATCATTCGTACAGCAATTGAAGCACTTGCCGGAGTTCTCGGCGGCACACAATCACTGCATACTAATTCAATGGATGAAGTACTTGGTCTCCCGACGCAGAAAGCTGCGCACATTGCTTTGCGCACACAGCAAATTCTCGCTTACGAAACAGGCGTTGCCGACGTTGTCGATCCACTTGCAGGTTCATACTATGTTGAGTGGATGACCAACGAAATGGAAAAACAAGCCAACGAGTACTTCAAGAAGATTGAAGAAGTAGGCGGCGTCATGGCCGGTATCGAGAAAGGCTTCTTCATGAAAGAAATTGCCGACGCTGCCTATCACTTCCAACAGAAGCTGGACAGCAAAGAAAGAATCTTTGTCGGACTAAATGGCTTCACCGAAGTAGCGCCAGGACAGAATATTGAAATTCTCAAAATCGGTCTTGAGTATGAACAACGTCAAACAGAAAGGCTGAAGAAATTGCGCGCTCGTCGTGACAATGAAAAGGTTCAACAGTCGCTGGAGAAGCTAAAAGACGGAGTAAAGGCTGGGGAAAACTCATTCCCTCTCTTGCTTGATGCCGTGAAGACCTATGCCACTGTCGGCGAAATTTCACAGGCATTGAAAGAAGTCTGGGGAGCTTATCGCGAGCCGGCGGTATTTTAA
- a CDS encoding tetratricopeptide repeat protein: protein MFRFEKIVTLTLLAVFSCSASYAATKESRAHAERGISLYNQGKYDAAAAEFRKALAIDSKSVDYHNDLSAALKAQGKLNEAINEAKTSIKCAPGRAISHANLANLLFEAKQYPAAEAAYKQAIKLSPKSVQFHTNLGLCLKLENKSAEAEKEYREALKLKPNDTDASVHLASLLREKKDKKYRDEIEKLAQQAVKNAPKDAEAHLALANALKDNHKDAAAIKEYEEVLKLKPNHPSAAKIKEFIDFLKNRPDSRI from the coding sequence TTGTTTCGCTTCGAGAAAATCGTAACGCTGACTTTACTTGCAGTTTTCTCTTGCTCCGCGTCATACGCAGCCACCAAAGAATCGCGTGCGCATGCGGAGAGAGGTATCTCGCTCTACAATCAGGGCAAATACGATGCGGCAGCAGCCGAATTTCGCAAAGCTCTGGCAATTGATTCCAAAAGCGTCGACTATCACAACGACTTAAGTGCGGCTCTCAAAGCTCAGGGCAAGTTAAACGAAGCCATTAACGAAGCCAAAACATCCATCAAGTGTGCACCGGGACGCGCGATAAGTCATGCCAACTTGGCCAACTTACTATTTGAAGCAAAACAATATCCTGCCGCAGAAGCTGCTTACAAACAAGCAATTAAGCTTTCACCAAAGAGTGTCCAGTTCCACACCAACCTCGGCTTGTGTCTGAAGCTGGAAAACAAATCAGCCGAAGCCGAAAAGGAATATCGAGAAGCCCTTAAGCTAAAACCCAATGACACCGATGCTTCAGTTCATTTGGCAAGTTTATTGCGTGAAAAGAAAGACAAGAAATACAGAGACGAAATTGAAAAGCTCGCCCAACAAGCTGTAAAAAATGCACCAAAAGACGCAGAAGCTCATTTAGCATTGGCAAATGCACTCAAAGATAATCACAAAGATGCTGCTGCTATCAAGGAATACGAAGAGGTTTTGAAATTGAAGCCGAATCATCCGAGCGCAGCGAAAATCAAAGAGTTTATTGACTTTCTCAAAAACCGTCCAGACTCTCGAATATAA
- a CDS encoding ribonuclease J, with translation MATNTSTDLKYDRLSIVPLGGQSELGQVLWMISYAGEILLVDAGAAYPAEDMPGVDLLLPNTNFLEAHQDRIKALLLTNGHEEHSGGVSYLLNHLNIPQLMGPRFVTTLVSQGLKNSNNTAIETIEMNHPYQIGNFEIEWIRVNDAIADACALRIGTPEGNIIYTSSFKLDQTPVDNRLLDFNQLAKLGDEGVLLLISDSSGVEAAGYTASEKIVGPNLEKHIANAKGRAVVVLPGTNTHRMQILFDLAQKLNRKVVLYGDTLLQTAVVAVITGNLAYDRKIESSLEDLKKLKDNEVLIVATGPEGDAFKALHNLAYDKYDDVKLKAGDTVVYSSDITPGRSRQMAMVLDQFLARDIHAVHGTRQNVHVSAHPAQEDLKFMLSIVKPQLFIPALGEGRHIMQHAQLAIDWGMPPESVFPLQNGEILEIYDGNASVENDIEATGVLYNRDQGEKVTTFSVKERLVLSIEGVVTIGIVVGTNRELLSGPIIEANGSGFLRSDTWQKVKADLHKAVLDAHAFWRTTKDPDMSSLRSQVREVANKTIRGQLQSKPVVQVLVHELATN, from the coding sequence ATGGCAACAAATACATCCACAGATCTCAAATATGACCGCTTATCGATAGTGCCACTTGGTGGACAGAGTGAACTCGGTCAAGTGTTGTGGATGATCAGCTATGCCGGAGAGATTCTCCTGGTCGACGCCGGTGCCGCGTACCCAGCCGAGGATATGCCTGGCGTAGATTTGCTTTTGCCGAACACGAATTTTTTGGAAGCGCATCAAGATCGCATAAAAGCATTGCTGCTGACAAACGGGCATGAAGAACACTCCGGTGGCGTGTCTTATCTTCTTAACCATTTGAATATTCCTCAACTTATGGGACCGCGATTTGTCACAACCCTTGTTTCGCAAGGACTGAAAAATTCCAACAACACTGCCATCGAAACAATTGAGATGAATCATCCATATCAGATAGGCAATTTCGAAATTGAGTGGATTCGCGTGAATGATGCAATTGCCGATGCCTGCGCTCTGCGAATAGGCACACCAGAGGGCAATATCATCTACACCTCCAGCTTTAAACTTGATCAGACCCCGGTTGACAACAGACTTCTGGATTTCAATCAGTTGGCGAAGCTCGGTGATGAGGGAGTTCTCTTACTAATTAGCGATTCGTCCGGCGTAGAAGCTGCCGGCTATACCGCATCAGAAAAGATAGTGGGACCCAATTTGGAAAAACACATCGCAAACGCAAAAGGACGTGCGGTTGTTGTGCTTCCGGGAACTAACACGCACCGAATGCAAATACTGTTTGATCTTGCCCAAAAGCTCAATCGTAAAGTTGTGCTTTACGGTGACACGCTATTACAAACAGCCGTTGTCGCGGTAATTACAGGCAACCTAGCTTATGACCGCAAAATAGAATCCAGCTTGGAAGACTTAAAAAAACTCAAAGACAATGAAGTTTTGATTGTAGCCACCGGTCCCGAAGGCGATGCCTTCAAAGCGCTCCATAATTTAGCTTACGACAAATACGACGATGTCAAATTGAAGGCAGGCGACACTGTTGTCTACAGTTCCGATATTACGCCGGGAAGATCCAGACAGATGGCTATGGTATTGGATCAGTTTTTGGCTCGTGATATTCATGCAGTACACGGCACTAGACAAAATGTGCATGTCTCTGCCCACCCGGCACAAGAAGACTTGAAGTTTATGCTTTCTATTGTCAAACCTCAGTTATTTATACCGGCTTTGGGCGAAGGTCGCCACATAATGCAACATGCACAATTAGCCATTGACTGGGGAATGCCGCCCGAATCGGTTTTCCCTCTGCAAAACGGCGAGATTTTGGAAATCTACGATGGTAATGCAAGCGTCGAAAACGACATTGAAGCTACAGGCGTGCTTTACAACAGAGACCAAGGCGAAAAGGTCACAACCTTCTCCGTCAAGGAAAGGCTGGTTTTGAGCATTGAAGGCGTAGTTACGATCGGCATTGTCGTCGGCACAAATAGGGAGTTGCTTTCGGGTCCAATTATCGAAGCAAATGGCTCGGGCTTCTTGCGTTCGGATACATGGCAGAAAGTCAAAGCGGACTTGCACAAGGCAGTTTTAGATGCGCATGCATTTTGGCGGACAACAAAAGACCCCGATATGAGTTCTTTACGCAGCCAAGTACGCGAAGTAGCAAACAAGACAATACGCGGGCAACTACAATCAAAGCCAGTCGTCCAAGTCCTTGTGCACGAGCTAGCGACTAACTAA
- the miaB gene encoding tRNA (N6-isopentenyl adenosine(37)-C2)-methylthiotransferase MiaB, whose protein sequence is MNKSDSEHMLGLLDEIGYAQTDNEKNADLMILNTCAIREGAEDKVFSYLGHWNKHKRDGSLIAVGGCVAQDMGEDLLKRCSYVNLVFGTHNLHRLPDLVLQAEKGERIAELFTELPDDLPETPVIRQNDFSAWVSVIYGCDYNCTYCIVPYVRGREKSRTPDVILQEIKELVDVGYKEVTLLGQNVTAYGHDLDPVRHLGHLIEMIGEQDAIKRIRFLTGHPRDLNPEIIDAVAKVPSACEYFHLPIQAGDDRTLRRMARGYNVDFYRKVASQVRDRIPDAALTSDLIVGFPGETDQEFMNTVNLVEEMCFDAVNTAAYSPRPHTPAANWPDQVPEEVKNERLRFLNTVVSEVSHRRNKRCLDTVCEVLVEGRSQRNPERVSGRTRTNKIVNFVGDDSLIGKLVNVRIEAANPWALRGSLVS, encoded by the coding sequence ATGAATAAGTCTGACTCTGAGCATATGCTTGGTTTGCTTGATGAAATTGGCTATGCGCAGACGGACAACGAAAAAAACGCTGACTTGATGATTCTCAACACTTGCGCCATTCGCGAAGGTGCTGAGGACAAAGTATTTAGTTATCTAGGCCATTGGAATAAGCATAAAAGAGACGGCTCTCTTATTGCAGTCGGTGGCTGTGTCGCGCAAGACATGGGCGAAGATCTTTTGAAGAGATGCTCTTATGTCAATCTGGTTTTCGGCACACACAACTTACATAGGCTTCCTGATTTGGTTTTGCAGGCGGAAAAGGGCGAGCGCATAGCTGAGCTGTTTACAGAGTTGCCGGATGATTTGCCGGAGACACCTGTAATTAGACAAAACGATTTCAGTGCTTGGGTGTCGGTAATTTACGGCTGTGATTACAACTGTACTTATTGCATAGTTCCCTATGTACGCGGCAGAGAAAAAAGCCGTACGCCTGACGTTATCTTGCAAGAGATAAAAGAACTTGTCGATGTCGGCTACAAGGAAGTGACGTTGCTTGGACAAAACGTTACTGCTTACGGGCATGATTTAGATCCTGTTAGACATCTTGGACATTTGATAGAAATGATTGGTGAACAAGATGCCATCAAACGCATTCGTTTTCTTACCGGTCACCCGCGCGATCTAAATCCGGAAATTATTGATGCCGTAGCAAAAGTTCCTAGTGCTTGCGAATATTTCCATTTGCCTATTCAGGCTGGTGACGACAGAACATTGCGACGCATGGCGCGTGGTTACAATGTCGACTTCTACAGAAAAGTAGCGAGCCAAGTTCGCGATCGCATTCCTGATGCAGCACTAACAAGCGACCTTATTGTTGGTTTTCCTGGTGAAACAGATCAGGAATTCATGAACACAGTAAATTTAGTGGAAGAGATGTGTTTTGATGCAGTTAACACGGCGGCTTACTCGCCACGTCCACATACGCCGGCAGCTAACTGGCCTGACCAAGTGCCGGAAGAAGTGAAAAACGAAAGACTGCGCTTTTTGAACACAGTCGTATCGGAAGTTTCGCACCGCCGCAATAAGCGTTGCCTGGATACCGTTTGTGAGGTTCTGGTTGAAGGTCGTAGCCAAAGAAACCCTGAACGGGTCAGCGGGCGGACTAGAACCAACAAAATTGTTAACTTCGTGGGCGATGACAGCCTTATTGGCAAATTGGTAAACGTACGCATAGAAGCCGCAAACCCTTGGGCCTTGAGGGGTTCGCTGGTTTCATGA